A genome region from Pseudodesulfovibrio alkaliphilus includes the following:
- a CDS encoding diguanylate cyclase, whose translation MKRQFLIRVLIYSAAAALLCVLLHSLLTQGRRNDQRIALSLRLATLRTSIEKEVISNLLRIQGVATFIATTPRLDDDAFSRFASEALRDTVLLKNISAAPDFIIRFVYPMEGNRQALGADYRTLPGQWEQALRAKETGALVVAGPVALIQGGTGLVGRAPVIIRNGDRERFWGLVSAIIDVDRLYDAVGLRGYSDLNLAIRGVDGKGEEGEVFFGDPSLFAPASGAVFMPVSFPSGSWQLAALPASGSAGIAPSLPVMYGLVVLLYGGGLLLSYRNLRKDHDLQRVGQGLAEAQTLAHLGSWEMDFTTKEVRWSDETYRIFGLDRNSYVPTMDAIWDLVHPEDRESAERAFGAAMAEGAGYSLTHRIVRQDGSVGHVLARGSFTIGKDRSPASAMGTLLDITPLKETESALRTREQTLHAMSDASHDAIIMVDGEDTILFWNRAATKLFGHTEQEAIGRKLHPMVSLEADAAAARHSFQRFARTGSGQAVGTVREFTAVRKDGTTFPVERSVSAFELDGQWHAVGILRDITRRIEAREKLESYARRIALASEAGGVGVWEWNPLTDELIWDARMRQIYAIKPGEFSGLYRAWASRVHPEDLPGAEDALTTLRSQGGDWRHEFRILLPDGGLRHIRVAARARKDKNGQVTSIIGINRDITEQRLAEQELTRLATRDSLTGLFSRGHFMELGTRAVEHARRYGEPVSVLMFDADRFKAVNDTYGHDAGDAVLRALAATAADTLRQVDILGRIGGEEFAAVLPQADTKQAMLVAERLRSAIAAHEMDIGTGKPLSVTVSIGVSVFDEPSASLETMLKDADAALYAAKQNGRNRVERG comes from the coding sequence GTGAAACGGCAATTCCTGATACGCGTTCTGATCTACTCTGCCGCCGCAGCCCTGCTCTGCGTCCTGCTCCACAGCCTGCTGACCCAAGGGCGCAGGAACGACCAGCGGATTGCTCTGTCCCTCCGGCTGGCCACCCTGCGCACCAGTATCGAAAAGGAGGTCATCAGCAACCTCCTGCGCATACAGGGCGTGGCCACCTTCATCGCCACCACGCCCCGCCTGGACGACGACGCCTTCAGCCGTTTTGCCAGTGAAGCCCTGCGGGATACCGTTCTGCTCAAAAACATCTCGGCCGCACCGGATTTCATCATCCGTTTCGTCTACCCCATGGAGGGCAACCGCCAGGCCCTCGGAGCCGACTACAGAACCCTGCCCGGTCAATGGGAACAAGCGCTGCGGGCAAAGGAAACAGGCGCTCTGGTGGTGGCCGGACCTGTCGCCCTGATCCAGGGGGGCACCGGGCTGGTGGGCCGCGCCCCGGTGATCATTCGCAACGGGGACCGGGAGCGCTTCTGGGGGCTTGTCTCGGCCATCATCGACGTTGACCGCCTCTACGATGCCGTCGGACTGCGCGGCTACAGCGACCTGAACCTGGCCATCCGGGGCGTGGACGGCAAGGGCGAGGAGGGAGAGGTCTTTTTCGGCGATCCTTCGCTCTTCGCCCCGGCAAGCGGGGCCGTGTTCATGCCCGTATCCTTTCCCTCGGGCTCATGGCAGTTGGCCGCCCTGCCCGCATCGGGATCGGCGGGCATTGCGCCTTCCCTGCCTGTGATGTACGGGCTGGTGGTCCTGCTCTATGGGGGCGGGCTGCTTCTCTCCTACCGGAACCTGCGCAAGGATCACGACCTGCAGCGCGTCGGCCAGGGACTGGCCGAGGCGCAGACCCTGGCCCACCTGGGCAGTTGGGAGATGGATTTCACCACCAAGGAGGTCCGATGGTCAGACGAGACCTACCGCATCTTCGGACTGGACAGGAACAGCTATGTCCCGACCATGGACGCCATATGGGATCTGGTCCATCCAGAGGACCGGGAGTCGGCCGAGCGAGCCTTTGGCGCCGCCATGGCCGAAGGTGCGGGGTACTCCCTGACCCATCGCATCGTCAGACAGGACGGCAGCGTGGGGCATGTTCTGGCCAGGGGCTCCTTCACCATCGGAAAGGACCGCTCCCCGGCCAGCGCCATGGGCACCCTGCTCGACATCACCCCCCTCAAGGAGACCGAGTCCGCCCTGCGCACCAGGGAGCAAACCCTGCACGCCATGAGCGACGCCTCTCACGATGCCATCATCATGGTGGATGGCGAGGACACCATTCTCTTCTGGAACCGGGCCGCAACAAAGCTTTTCGGTCATACCGAGCAGGAGGCCATCGGCCGCAAGCTGCACCCCATGGTCTCTCTCGAAGCAGACGCGGCGGCGGCCAGGCACTCGTTTCAGCGATTCGCCCGCACCGGCTCCGGCCAGGCGGTAGGCACGGTCAGGGAGTTCACCGCCGTGCGCAAGGACGGCACCACCTTCCCGGTGGAACGGTCGGTCTCCGCCTTTGAGCTGGACGGCCAATGGCACGCTGTGGGCATCCTGCGCGACATCACGCGGCGTATCGAGGCTCGCGAAAAACTCGAATCCTACGCCCGGCGCATCGCCCTGGCCTCCGAGGCCGGAGGCGTGGGCGTGTGGGAGTGGAACCCCCTGACCGACGAGCTGATCTGGGACGCCCGCATGCGACAGATTTACGCCATCAAGCCCGGCGAGTTCAGCGGACTCTACCGCGCCTGGGCCAGCCGGGTGCATCCGGAGGACCTGCCCGGCGCCGAGGACGCCCTGACGACGCTGCGCAGCCAGGGCGGCGACTGGAGACACGAGTTCCGCATCCTGCTGCCCGACGGCGGCCTGCGCCACATCCGGGTCGCGGCCAGAGCCCGCAAGGACAAAAACGGCCAAGTGACGAGCATCATCGGCATCAACAGGGACATCACCGAACAGCGGCTGGCCGAGCAGGAACTGACGCGGCTGGCCACTCGCGACAGCCTCACCGGCCTTTTCAGCCGGGGGCACTTCATGGAACTGGGCACCAGGGCCGTGGAACACGCCAGGCGCTACGGCGAGCCGGTCTCGGTGCTCATGTTCGACGCCGACCGATTCAAGGCGGTCAACGACACTTACGGCCACGACGCGGGCGACGCGGTGTTGCGGGCCTTGGCAGCCACAGCCGCCGACACCCTGCGTCAGGTGGACATACTGGGCCGTATCGGGGGCGAGGAGTTTGCGGCAGTGCTGCCCCAGGCAGACACCAAGCAGGCCATGCTCGTGGCGGAACGGCTGCGCTCGGCCATCGCGGCCCACGAGATGGACATCGGCACCGGCAAGCCGCTCTCGGTGACAGTGAGCATCGGCGTAAGCGTGTTCGATGAGCCCTCGGCCAGCCTCGAGACCATGCTCAAGGACGCGGATGCCGCCCTGTATGCTGCCAAGCAGAACGGACGCAACCGCGTCGAACGCGGCTGA
- a CDS encoding HD domain-containing phosphohydrolase: MSGEPKVLFVDDEQNILDTYRASLRRRFKVDTALGPDEGLERFRLFGPYAVVVSDLKMPGMDGIRFLRKVQAVSPDTVRVMLTGHADLQAAIAAVNDGAVFRFLTKPCSMDEMIRTLEAAIRQYSLVIAERELLRGTLRGSIKVLTDILGLVNPAAFGRSERVRRLAAFVAQRLGLNQTLSLDLAAMLCQLGSVTLTDAVLGKVFRGEPLTDDERTAFEAHPAVTARMLAHIPRMERVSEIILHQNDSLSDTPALPVEARILKACLDYDALVEQGMDKRDAIDALRARSGVYDSRVLGVLELGTAGGDGYIRREIPVGDMRQGMILDEPLWSLDEVHIMAEGTEITETALMRLQNFAKAQRLPERLRVLVPVDG; encoded by the coding sequence ATGAGCGGCGAACCCAAGGTGCTTTTCGTCGATGACGAGCAGAACATTCTCGACACCTACCGGGCCTCCCTGCGTCGCCGGTTCAAGGTGGACACGGCCCTTGGCCCTGATGAGGGATTGGAACGCTTCCGCCTCTTCGGGCCATACGCGGTGGTGGTTTCAGACCTCAAGATGCCGGGCATGGACGGCATCCGCTTCCTGCGCAAGGTCCAGGCGGTGTCGCCAGACACCGTGCGCGTGATGCTCACCGGCCATGCCGACCTCCAGGCGGCCATCGCGGCGGTCAACGACGGTGCTGTCTTCCGTTTTCTGACCAAACCCTGCTCCATGGACGAAATGATCCGTACCCTGGAGGCGGCCATACGCCAGTATTCCCTGGTCATCGCCGAGCGCGAGCTGCTGCGCGGCACCCTGCGCGGCAGCATCAAGGTCCTCACCGACATTCTCGGGCTGGTCAATCCGGCGGCCTTTGGCCGCAGCGAGAGGGTCCGCCGACTGGCAGCCTTCGTGGCCCAGCGTCTGGGCCTCAATCAGACCCTGAGCCTTGATCTGGCGGCCATGCTCTGCCAGCTCGGGAGCGTCACCCTGACCGATGCGGTGCTGGGCAAGGTCTTCCGCGGGGAGCCCCTGACCGATGACGAGCGTACGGCCTTTGAGGCCCATCCGGCCGTCACGGCCAGGATGCTGGCCCATATCCCCAGGATGGAGCGTGTTTCGGAGATCATCCTGCATCAGAACGACTCCCTGTCCGACACGCCCGCGCTGCCCGTTGAGGCGCGTATCCTCAAGGCGTGTCTCGACTATGACGCCCTGGTGGAGCAGGGCATGGACAAACGGGACGCCATTGATGCCTTGAGAGCCCGGTCCGGGGTTTACGATTCCCGTGTCCTCGGCGTGCTGGAGCTGGGCACGGCCGGGGGCGACGGCTACATCCGGCGGGAGATTCCCGTTGGGGACATGCGGCAGGGAATGATTCTCGACGAACCCCTGTGGAGCCTGGACGAGGTCCACATCATGGCCGAAGGAACGGAGATAACCGAGACGGCATTGATGCGCCTGCAAAATTTCGCCAAGGCCCAGCGTCTGCCCGAGCGGCTGCGGGTTCTGGTGCCTGTGGACGGGTGA
- a CDS encoding response regulator: MKRNILFVDDDQNILDGFRTLLYGRRKEWTCRFALNAREGLEHIDRERFDVVIADMRMPGMDGADFLKEVERRQPGAVRMILSGYSEMQAVLKSVKHAHQFLSKPCSSETVVATIRRVTDLRHILDNEAVRAVVTGLQSLPAMPDLYIQIERELKEGEPDLRRIAKLVEKDVGISATLMRVVNSSFFGFYEKITSPAHAVALLGVEALKGLVLGANLLTEADASGVPGYSIGRLWIHSLQAAYCAKEVARLEGGDDDFVEACFIAGILHDIGKFVFVTQMSETYLPVIEQARLGKGPVLSIERRELGVSHAEVGAYLAGLWGFRKEVVEAINEHHSPEVAGHEFCVGFVVHAADSLQHELDQGGGAYVFPTIDLDWLEGVGKTDRYPVWRDACRRHMEGK, encoded by the coding sequence ATGAAACGAAACATTCTCTTTGTGGACGACGACCAGAATATTCTGGACGGTTTCAGGACACTGCTCTACGGCAGACGCAAGGAGTGGACATGCCGCTTCGCCCTCAACGCCAGGGAGGGCCTTGAACACATCGACCGTGAGCGCTTCGACGTGGTCATTGCGGACATGCGCATGCCGGGCATGGACGGCGCGGATTTTCTCAAGGAGGTGGAGCGCAGACAGCCGGGAGCCGTGCGCATGATCCTCTCGGGATATTCCGAGATGCAGGCGGTGCTCAAGTCGGTCAAGCACGCCCACCAGTTCCTAAGCAAGCCATGCAGCTCCGAGACCGTGGTGGCCACCATCCGCCGGGTCACGGACTTGCGGCACATCCTCGACAACGAGGCGGTCCGCGCCGTTGTCACCGGGCTGCAATCCCTGCCTGCCATGCCCGACCTTTACATCCAGATCGAGCGGGAGCTGAAGGAAGGCGAGCCGGATCTGCGGCGCATCGCCAAGCTGGTGGAAAAGGACGTGGGCATTTCCGCCACCCTGATGCGGGTGGTCAACTCCTCGTTTTTCGGCTTCTATGAAAAGATCACCTCCCCGGCCCACGCCGTGGCCCTGCTTGGCGTGGAGGCCCTCAAGGGCTTGGTGCTGGGCGCAAATCTGCTCACCGAGGCGGACGCCTCGGGCGTGCCCGGCTACTCCATCGGCAGACTGTGGATCCATAGCCTTCAGGCCGCCTACTGCGCCAAGGAGGTGGCCCGGCTCGAAGGAGGTGACGACGATTTTGTCGAGGCGTGCTTCATCGCCGGTATCCTGCACGACATCGGCAAGTTCGTCTTTGTCACCCAGATGTCCGAGACGTATCTGCCCGTGATCGAGCAGGCCCGCCTGGGCAAGGGCCCGGTCTTGTCCATCGAGCGGCGCGAGCTGGGGGTGAGCCACGCCGAGGTGGGGGCCTACCTCGCCGGTTTGTGGGGATTCAGGAAGGAGGTGGTGGAGGCCATCAACGAGCACCATTCGCCGGAAGTGGCGGGTCATGAGTTCTGCGTGGGGTTCGTGGTCCACGCCGCCGACTCCCTGCAGCATGAGCTGGACCAGGGCGGTGGCGCTTACGTCTTCCCCACCATTGATCTCGACTGGCTGGAGGGAGTGGGAAAGACTGACCGCTATCCGGTCTGGCGCGATGCCTGTCGCCGCCACATGGAGGGAAAATGA
- a CDS encoding two-component system sensor histidine kinase NtrB, with protein MTNLDNRDKTGAAACGSQGGRISLPRLFNWGVVGFFLFQLAVGLYVIFHFIGGEAQRLQTERAQCELHFRSQALEAHHSAGLILLGEFSRLPVLIERLDRQIGQDRVRGVMHSLFLLDRGAVFTLQDAGGDAVYVTDRRAEQLVPRGRTFDALSAAASGEVSLVMDRDGGSLWRLAMPVLRGGEPVGLLCAFVPVDPAQAWLSSDGAVGVALLLDGVPVIVSASVPEPVSTYRLDTAYRGVSLEIALHGGEVDRQTRALAAGMVATLGVGALLLMLIIHVVGNKLYIVPTAKLRSMHDELEREVEKRTADLKMRTVQLSIEIRERRESEIEARESGQLVSALLEGIGAAFFILNPRTGHVVKSNSVVHAMFGLSPWQLADRPCAEAFANSAALLEDLLCPRVIRNNTYVEGVARHTNGQSFPVARYLVPMELRGEDHIGVIVLDITERKNLERRLHIAQKLESVGELASGVAHEINTPIQYVGDSVLFVQDAFAEVTKVLAAQAELAEACREAGFRADLVQRIDALGQEADLEFVLDEVPKACERALGGTGRVATIVRAMKNFAHPGDGEKKAVDINAALENTIIVAKNEWKYVAEVVTDFDALPMVQCLPGDINQVFLNILVNAAQAIGDVVGNSGDKGTITIATRRGEGEVIISISDTGTGISPEIRNKIFNPFFTTKEVGKGTGQGLAIVHDIIVERHGGVIDVESEPGRGSTFIIRLPATD; from the coding sequence ATGACCAATCTCGACAACCGTGACAAGACCGGAGCAGCTGCCTGCGGGAGCCAGGGCGGACGGATATCCCTGCCCAGGCTGTTCAACTGGGGTGTGGTGGGTTTTTTCCTGTTCCAGCTCGCGGTCGGGCTGTATGTCATTTTTCACTTCATCGGCGGCGAGGCGCAAAGGCTGCAGACCGAGCGCGCCCAGTGCGAGCTTCATTTCCGCAGTCAGGCCCTTGAGGCGCACCATTCGGCCGGACTGATCCTGCTGGGCGAGTTCTCCCGGTTGCCTGTCCTGATCGAAAGGCTGGACCGTCAAATCGGGCAGGACAGGGTCAGGGGGGTCATGCACTCCCTGTTCCTGCTGGACCGCGGCGCGGTCTTCACCCTTCAGGACGCCGGGGGCGATGCGGTCTACGTCACAGACCGCCGGGCGGAGCAACTGGTGCCCCGAGGGCGGACCTTTGATGCCCTGTCGGCCGCCGCTTCCGGCGAGGTCTCCCTGGTGATGGACCGAGACGGAGGGAGCCTGTGGCGTCTTGCCATGCCCGTGCTGCGCGGGGGGGAGCCGGTTGGCCTGCTGTGCGCCTTCGTGCCCGTCGATCCCGCCCAGGCGTGGCTGTCGAGTGACGGTGCCGTTGGCGTGGCCCTTTTGCTTGACGGCGTGCCCGTCATCGTTTCGGCTTCGGTTCCCGAGCCGGTCAGCACCTATCGGCTGGATACGGCTTACCGGGGAGTTTCCCTGGAGATCGCGCTGCACGGCGGCGAGGTGGACAGGCAGACGCGGGCGCTGGCCGCAGGCATGGTCGCCACCCTGGGGGTGGGGGCGCTCCTGCTCATGCTCATTATCCATGTGGTCGGCAACAAGCTCTATATAGTGCCCACAGCCAAGCTTCGGTCCATGCACGACGAGTTGGAGAGGGAAGTGGAGAAACGCACGGCCGATCTCAAGATGCGTACCGTGCAACTCTCCATCGAAATCCGCGAACGGCGCGAGTCCGAGATCGAGGCGCGGGAGTCAGGCCAGCTGGTTTCGGCCCTGCTGGAAGGCATCGGCGCGGCCTTCTTCATTCTCAATCCGCGTACCGGGCATGTGGTCAAGTCCAACAGCGTGGTCCACGCCATGTTCGGCCTTTCGCCCTGGCAACTGGCGGACAGGCCGTGCGCCGAGGCGTTTGCCAACTCGGCGGCTCTGCTCGAGGATCTGCTCTGCCCCCGGGTCATCAGAAACAACACCTATGTGGAGGGTGTCGCCCGGCACACCAATGGTCAGTCCTTTCCGGTGGCCCGGTATCTGGTGCCCATGGAGTTGCGGGGCGAGGACCATATCGGGGTCATCGTTCTTGACATCACCGAGCGCAAGAATCTGGAGCGGCGGCTGCATATCGCCCAGAAGCTCGAATCCGTGGGCGAGCTGGCCTCCGGGGTGGCCCATGAGATCAACACCCCCATCCAGTACGTGGGCGACAGCGTCCTCTTCGTTCAGGACGCCTTTGCCGAAGTGACCAAGGTGCTGGCAGCCCAGGCCGAACTGGCCGAGGCATGCCGCGAGGCCGGATTCCGGGCCGATCTGGTCCAGCGGATCGACGCCCTTGGCCAGGAGGCGGATCTCGAATTCGTTCTCGACGAGGTACCCAAGGCGTGCGAGCGGGCCTTGGGAGGCACCGGGCGCGTGGCCACCATTGTCCGGGCCATGAAGAATTTCGCCCACCCCGGCGACGGCGAGAAAAAGGCCGTGGACATCAACGCCGCCCTGGAAAACACCATCATCGTGGCCAAGAACGAGTGGAAATACGTGGCCGAGGTGGTCACGGACTTCGATGCCCTGCCCATGGTCCAATGCCTGCCCGGCGATATCAATCAGGTGTTTCTCAACATCCTGGTCAACGCGGCCCAGGCCATCGGCGATGTGGTGGGCAATTCGGGCGACAAGGGGACCATCACCATCGCCACCCGCCGGGGCGAGGGCGAGGTGATCATCTCCATCTCCGACACCGGCACGGGCATCAGCCCCGAGATCCGAAACAAGATATTCAACCCCTTCTTCACCACCAAGGAGGTGGGCAAGGGGACCGGGCAGGGACTTGCCATCGTGCACGACATCATTGTCGAACGGCACGGCGGGGTCATCGACGTGGAATCCGAGCCGGGCAGGGGCTCGACCTTTATCATCCGTTTGCCCGCAACGGATTGA
- a CDS encoding HD domain-containing phosphohydrolase, whose translation MPERVLFVDDDPNILKTFRAGYRKKFDLDLAEGAAEALDKIKSGEKYAVVVSDQKMPGMSGMDLLAEVQTLSPATVRIMLTGHGDFTLAMDAVNRGQLYRFLLKPCPLDDLERAIKAALRQHRLVMAEKVLLRQTLKGTVELLTEIVSLVNPEAFGRSQRIKRHMGYLVERMNLKNGWLFEMAGMLSQLGCILLPDRTLAKLQAGRPLEGEELQLFAMHPTLGAEMLKKIPRMEKVAEIIAYQEKNYDGTGVPLDSVKGEDIPLGSRMLKLVLDYDTAMMHTGKPSAAFAALEEHIDRYDPELLYYLEGSLGKEARYSLAEMTIDELWPGIILDEPVVDATGLVLCRKSMEVTRSIIAKLKAFQLRGSVRQPFKVLVPERRGGQ comes from the coding sequence ATGCCTGAACGGGTGCTGTTTGTTGACGATGATCCGAACATCCTCAAGACTTTCCGGGCCGGCTACAGGAAGAAATTCGACCTTGACCTGGCCGAGGGCGCGGCAGAGGCCCTGGACAAGATCAAGTCCGGCGAGAAATACGCCGTGGTGGTTTCGGACCAGAAAATGCCCGGCATGTCGGGCATGGATCTGCTCGCCGAGGTCCAGACCCTTTCCCCTGCCACGGTGCGGATCATGCTCACCGGGCATGGCGACTTCACCCTGGCCATGGACGCGGTCAACCGTGGTCAGCTCTACCGCTTCCTGCTCAAGCCCTGTCCCCTGGATGATCTGGAGCGCGCCATCAAGGCGGCGTTGCGCCAGCACCGGCTCGTGATGGCCGAAAAAGTGCTGCTCCGGCAAACTCTCAAGGGAACCGTGGAGCTGCTTACCGAAATCGTCTCCCTGGTCAATCCCGAGGCCTTTGGCCGCTCCCAGCGCATCAAGCGCCACATGGGCTATCTGGTGGAGCGGATGAACCTGAAAAACGGCTGGCTCTTCGAGATGGCCGGGATGCTCTCCCAGCTCGGCTGCATTCTGCTGCCGGACAGAACCCTGGCCAAGCTCCAGGCGGGACGGCCTCTGGAGGGCGAGGAGCTGCAGCTTTTCGCCATGCACCCCACCCTCGGGGCCGAGATGCTCAAGAAGATCCCGCGCATGGAAAAGGTCGCCGAGATCATCGCCTATCAGGAAAAGAACTACGACGGCACGGGCGTCCCCCTTGATTCCGTCAAGGGGGAAGACATCCCCCTCGGCTCCAGGATGCTCAAGCTGGTCCTTGACTACGACACGGCCATGATGCACACGGGCAAGCCCAGCGCGGCCTTTGCCGCCCTGGAGGAGCACATTGACCGCTACGATCCCGAACTGCTCTACTATCTGGAAGGGAGCCTGGGCAAGGAGGCCCGCTATTCCCTGGCGGAAATGACCATCGATGAACTATGGCCGGGCATCATTCTGGACGAGCCGGTGGTGGACGCGACCGGGCTGGTGCTTTGCCGCAAAAGTATGGAGGTGACCCGCAGCATCATCGCCAAGCTCAAGGCGTTTCAACTGCGCGGGTCCGTTCGCCAGCCCTTCAAGGTGCTGGTGCCTGAGAGGCGGGGTGGGCAATGA
- a CDS encoding sigma-54-dependent transcriptional regulator — protein MLVITRDGGQTEQLGLARCQDHGMASAREGALPGRNHAGDIDTLLVDAESLLRGNDSVADALKALWEHYPAAAIVVMTDEAHTQVAIDAVRAGAFDYLTHPVGCEELGLVMDRVHQSDVMQSELDYLRGQFWNEEALEFVDTRSRTMREVFAKIRQVAATRTTVLLTGETGTGKSLMAKLIHAHSNRNDKPFISVHCGAIPDTLVESELFGHEKGAFTGAVRRKLGKFELAGGGTLFLDEIGTISQSAQVKLLNAIQERVIQRVGGEADIPVDVRIIAATNDDISTLCDNGLFRRDLFYRLNVFPVCLPPLRERSEDILKLSESFIKQLNNLLNKEIRGIHPDVLDAFRDYPWPGNVRELENIIERACILETGPILLPSSFPPDFFSPPGTVVTAPVRTGLPLREARRITVERFEKQYLTAVLAECAGRITEAARRTGVTTRQLNKLMNRHGLTRRQFRPPR, from the coding sequence ATGCTTGTCATAACCCGTGACGGTGGCCAAACGGAACAGCTCGGGCTGGCGCGTTGCCAGGACCACGGGATGGCGTCGGCCCGGGAGGGGGCGCTTCCGGGCCGCAACCACGCCGGAGATATCGACACCCTGCTGGTGGACGCCGAGTCCCTGCTCCGGGGCAACGACTCGGTGGCCGACGCCCTCAAGGCGCTGTGGGAGCACTATCCGGCGGCGGCCATCGTGGTCATGACCGACGAGGCGCACACCCAGGTGGCCATCGACGCGGTCAGGGCCGGGGCCTTCGACTACCTGACCCACCCTGTGGGCTGCGAGGAGCTTGGGCTGGTCATGGACAGAGTCCATCAGTCCGATGTCATGCAGTCGGAGCTGGACTACCTGCGCGGCCAGTTCTGGAACGAGGAGGCGCTGGAATTCGTGGACACCCGCAGCCGGACCATGCGCGAGGTGTTCGCCAAGATCAGACAGGTGGCGGCCACACGGACCACCGTGCTCCTCACTGGCGAAACAGGCACCGGCAAAAGCCTGATGGCCAAGCTCATCCACGCCCACAGCAACCGCAACGACAAGCCCTTCATCAGCGTCCACTGCGGGGCCATCCCGGACACCCTGGTGGAGAGCGAGCTCTTCGGCCACGAAAAGGGCGCCTTCACCGGAGCGGTGCGCCGCAAGCTGGGCAAGTTCGAACTGGCGGGCGGCGGCACTCTCTTTCTGGACGAGATCGGCACCATCAGCCAATCCGCCCAGGTCAAGCTGCTCAATGCCATCCAGGAGCGGGTCATCCAGCGCGTGGGCGGCGAGGCAGACATCCCTGTGGATGTACGCATCATCGCCGCCACCAACGACGACATAAGTACGCTCTGCGACAACGGGCTGTTCCGGCGCGACCTCTTCTACCGGCTCAATGTTTTCCCGGTCTGTCTGCCGCCCCTGCGCGAACGCAGCGAAGACATCCTCAAGCTTTCAGAATCGTTCATCAAGCAGCTCAACAATCTGCTTAACAAGGAAATCCGGGGCATCCATCCCGACGTGCTCGACGCCTTCAGGGACTACCCCTGGCCCGGCAACGTCCGCGAGCTGGAAAACATCATCGAACGCGCCTGCATCCTCGAAACAGGGCCCATCCTGCTTCCGTCGAGCTTTCCGCCCGATTTCTTCTCCCCCCCCGGCACGGTCGTCACGGCGCCGGTCAGAACCGGCCTGCCCCTGCGCGAGGCGAGGCGGATCACGGTGGAGCGGTTCGAAAAGCAATACCTGACCGCCGTGCTTGCGGAATGCGCAGGAAGAATCACTGAAGCAGCCAGGCGCACGGGCGTCACCACCCGGCAGCTCAACAAGCTCATGAACCGCCACGGCCTGACCAGACGGCAGTTCCGCCCCCCTCGATAA
- a CDS encoding GNAT family N-acetyltransferase: protein MTTMDNQSIDQDTGQAVECEVRILTGVAPEDVESLLDMAAACGMFNDDELSTAESMVWDCAYQGESDACRFIQARTNDTGGDSLAGFLCYGALAHWPDSFELIGISVTPRLQRQGIGSAMLAEMERQVAARGGRRILLETESARAFEAAHSFYEANGYDREDRFLRQFIPKEGGLVYRKDFTSEAPERQPQ from the coding sequence ATGACCACCATGGACAACCAAAGCATTGATCAGGATACCGGGCAGGCGGTCGAGTGCGAAGTACGCATCTTGACCGGCGTAGCCCCCGAGGATGTGGAATCCCTGCTCGACATGGCAGCCGCCTGCGGCATGTTCAACGACGATGAACTGAGTACCGCCGAGAGCATGGTCTGGGATTGCGCCTACCAGGGCGAGAGCGACGCCTGCCGCTTCATCCAGGCCAGGACCAACGACACAGGCGGCGACTCCCTGGCCGGTTTTCTCTGCTACGGCGCCCTCGCCCACTGGCCCGACAGCTTCGAGCTCATCGGCATATCTGTGACACCAAGGCTCCAGCGCCAGGGCATTGGCTCGGCCATGCTCGCCGAGATGGAGCGCCAGGTGGCGGCCAGGGGCGGCAGACGCATCCTGCTCGAAACGGAAAGCGCTCGAGCCTTTGAGGCCGCGCACTCCTTCTACGAAGCCAACGGCTACGACAGGGAAGACAGGTTCCTCCGGCAATTCATCCCCAAAGAAGGCGGACTGGTCTATCGCAAGGATTTCACATCTGAAGCGCCGGAACGCCAGCCCCAGTAA
- a CDS encoding SET domain-containing protein — MIHPNTEVRFVNAQIGYGVFATADIPRGTIVYVKDRLEIELSDKDFNALDECHRAIAGKYSYMDENGVRILSWDHAKYVNHRCDCNTMSTGYGFEVAIRNIWKGEEISDEYGLFNIEEEIPLACGCPNCRKALRPDDIERYHGVWDMQIIAALDKITDVHQPLMEFMDPDARRRLRAYLCGEEPYTSVLALKCRRSDIVSHACADGPLPEAVGLRG, encoded by the coding sequence GTGATCCACCCGAACACAGAAGTCCGCTTCGTCAACGCGCAAATCGGCTACGGCGTTTTCGCCACTGCAGACATCCCCCGCGGAACTATCGTCTACGTCAAGGACCGTCTGGAGATCGAACTTTCCGACAAGGATTTCAATGCCCTGGACGAATGCCACAGGGCCATTGCAGGCAAATACTCCTACATGGACGAGAACGGGGTACGCATCCTCAGCTGGGACCACGCCAAATACGTCAACCACCGCTGCGACTGCAACACCATGAGCACGGGCTACGGGTTCGAGGTAGCCATCCGCAACATCTGGAAAGGCGAGGAGATCAGCGACGAATACGGCCTCTTCAACATCGAGGAGGAGATCCCCCTGGCCTGCGGCTGCCCCAATTGCCGAAAAGCGTTGCGACCGGACGACATAGAGCGCTATCATGGCGTGTGGGACATGCAGATCATCGCGGCCTTGGACAAGATCACCGATGTCCACCAGCCCCTGATGGAATTCATGGACCCCGACGCCCGGCGCAGGCTCCGCGCCTACCTCTGCGGCGAGGAACCCTACACCTCTGTGCTGGCCCTCAAGTGCCGCCGAAGCGACATCGTAAGCCACGCCTGCGCAGATGGGCCGCTCCCGGAAGCCGTGGGCCTTCGGGGATAG